AGATAATAAATTACATAATACAGATGTCTAATTCTTGAGATTACGACGTTCAATGACCGAATCTGCTAAGACTCGTAGAACCTTCTCAGTATCCTCCCAGGAGATACAGGCATCAGTTATGGAACATCCATAACGTAGATGTGACTTTCCCTCTTTGGGAACATCCTGTCTACCTTCAACGATATTGCTCTCAATCATGAGGCCACATATTTTTCGGGATCCTTTACGGATTTGGTCAGCAACAACTTGGGCTACCTTAGGTTGGTTACGGTGGTCTTTGTTGGAATTTCCATGAGAGCAGTCCACCATGATGGCAGGACCAGAGCCCAGGATACCGGTCTTCTCTAACTGTGCGTGGGCAGCGTCAACAGAGGCCTCGTCGTAGTTTGTACCGTTCTTACCACCTCTTAGGATAACAAAGGTGTCTTCATTTCCTTCGGTACCGACAATAGCCACAACTCCTGGTTTTGTGACAGACAGGAAATGGTGAGGATGCGAAGCAGCTCTCATGGCATCTATAGCAACTGTGAGCCCACCGTCTGTACCATTCTTGAATCCCACGGGGAAGGACAAACCGGAAGCAAGTTCTCTGTGCAGTTGAGACTCTGTGGTTCTGGCGCCAATCGCTCCTAAGGAGAAGAGATCAGACAGGAATTGAGGGGAGATAGTGTCCAGCATCTCACCAGCAATAGGAATCTGTTCAGTAAGTTTAACGAAAAGCTCCCTCGAGATACGAAGACCTTTATTGATTTGAAACGAACCATCGATGTCTGGGTCATTTATCAGACCTTTCCAACCAACAGTGGTTCTTGGTTTCTCCAAATAAGCTCTCATTATGATATGAAGCTCACCTTTGATAGTCTCGTTAAACTTGGCTAATCTCTCGCAGTAGTCTAAAGCTGCCTTAGGATCATGGATGGAACAAGGTCCGACAATGACTAATAGCCTGTCATCCTTACCTTTCAGGATATCAACAGCTTCGTTTCTTCCCTTGAGAATGTTCTCCTCTGCTTTTGGGGTAAGTGGATACTCATGTTGCAACAGGTCGGGGGGCGTCAGAGGGTCGTATCCACGTATTCTCCAGTCTTCTAAGCGGGATCTGTCACCGACATGATCGTTTTGAATGAACATCTTATGAGAGCTAGGAACCTTAAATTAGTTAGTAAGACCAATGGCAGAAAAAAGCTGAGGGTTATGTAGTGTGGAGTGAGTTTCTGAGAGAGACTCCGCATtaagaaaaagaatctttcaaatcacGTGGTCGCAGAGGTACTATTATCTTCAAGATGAAACTTCGAAAATCATGGAAACCTCAACCGCTGAGTCAAGTCAACGTCAAATGTCTGATCTCATGCTGTCAACACATCCACAGTCTCGCTGTTGTTTTAACTTACTGGCATCTTTGATAGTTCTGTGAGTCACAATaaagagaagagaaaaaagttcagagaaaaagaaagatacaTGATGACACAGAAAGATCGCGCATCACGTGTTAAACATTTCAACCGTGGATACGCAGATGATCTCTCATTTGGTGGTGGCATAGGTTTATTAAATCCCATTCTTATATACAGTGTAAAACGGTTGAGCTGTTGACCTCTTAGATCCATTGGAGGTATTGTTCTCCATAATCGGAACTCTTGGTCTTGCGGTCTAGAACGTTCTGCACTTTGAAGCTGACTCCCAGCTTGTCCTTGTACTTGATGTCGAAGTACTTCAATACCTCGTCTCTGGTAACACTGTACTGTCTATTGGAGTTGTCATTACCAGTAACATAGTTCTCAATTTCCAATTGCGTAGGAAGTCCGTGGTTGTAAGGATACTGGTCGTAGTTAACACCAAAGAACTGATTAATCCTAGCATTGGCGAGAACGTCGGCCTCGGAGCTGCCGTCTTCTccctccttcaaagaagaagatggtTTAGCCAAGGTAGATGCAGCGCTACCCTTCAGCAGGTTATCGACTACCTCATCTGGGATATCCTGCAAAGTCTTGAAAGCAGGTTTGATGATCTTGTCCTCTGGATTAGTAGACTTTCTATTGATCAGGTTCTTGAGGATACGCTCATTGAAGTCGTTAGGTTCAACTCCGGTCATCATGTTGTTTGCTAGAACCAGTTCGTTGGAAATAGCTTCGTAAATTTTAGATTTTGCAGATCTTTGTAGAAGTTCATATGCAACCTTCAAGGAGATTGGCGATTTCGATTGAAGAGTCTCGAcaatcttcaaagcaaAATCTGAACCGTCGGCTTCCAAAGCACTGATCACAGATTCAACGGAAGGGTTGGCCTTAGGGTCGAATGCAGCTTCGATGGTATTGAGTTCTTCTGGagaaaatttgaacttGTAATCTTGAGGAATTGGTTcaacaaaatcttcaataGCTTGGTCGACCATGCTGTAAAATTCCTTTGGAGatttgtcttctttgaactgCTCTATGTTGGCCAGACGTTGCAACAACGCATCAAAACGGTGAGAGGGGACGTAATGAGTACCAAATCCAGCGATCAAGGAATCAAAACCATGCAATTCGTCACCAGTCAGCGCCAAATAGTAGCCTAAATTACCGTCTAGACGGGACAACCAGAAAGAAGTTCCGACGTCAGGAAAAAACCCTATGTTGGTTTCGGGCATGGCAAAACGAGTGGTTTCACAAACAACTCTGAAGGGTCCGTGAACCGATAGTCCAACACCACCTCCCATAACAATACCATTCACCAAAGAGACAATCGGTTTGTTGAAGGTTGCCAGGAGATAGTTGAGGTTGTACTCAGCGGTGAAGAATTCAACTGAACGGGCGATCTGGCCTGCCAGGTTATCTTTGGCACACTGGACCACATCACCACCAGAACAAAATGCCCTAGGTTCATCTGAACGTAGCACAATCAGATTGTTGGAGTCAGATTTGGAATATTCTAATAATCTGGGAACTATTTGATGGCACATGTCTGTGGAGAGAGCATTGAGTTTGGCTGATCTGTTAAGAGAGATCACTCGAGCTTTATTGTCGACATGAAAGCGGACATCAGTTGACATTCTAAGGATTGAGTTCAATTGAAACAGACGCCTCTTAGCTATGGCGATGCTTGGAGGCTTTGATTGAGCAAACATACTGGTTCGGGGGTTGGAGCGTAGATATAAATTTTTTCTCGTGACTAGGCGGGGATTGGCGCGGGTATTTAGGAGGCAACTAGGAGTAACTTGGAGGGGTGCGGATGGAAGGGTGTGAGGGAATGCTGAAAAAGCGATCGAGATATCTTGAACCACAGGTGCCTGTCGGTAAGAGGGTTGTCAGTGGATGGTGGATGTCAGTTATTAGGCTAAGCATTTTCTCAGAAAGTAAACTGAAAATTAGAGTGAGAATCGCATGTTTTCTCGATGTTCCCGTTTGCTGTTAACTTTCTAAGCCCACATTAGCTGACCGGACACCAAGAATGAAAAGCACTGCGTTTCACACAGAATCAATGATCCTAGTTTAAGTTGCTCTGCTTGACACAAGAACGCATTAGGGACCCAGTCTTCCACCAATTTGTTGTACTTCTTGTCTTGTTTCGTACCCGTCATCTCCTGCGACGTCTTGATGCCTATCACTTATACGATACACATCCCTACATCACTCCATACACCTCTATATAGTAATAATCACCTTTTTCAGTCTCAGTTCAGATCTTAGATACACATGATAACTCACAGATCCAATAACGTTCAGTATGAAGTAACACCGCCTTCTGTGGAAGAAGATTTAGGCCCACAGTTTGAGTTCTACTGGACCCGTCAAAAAGATCCACACAGTATCCGAAGGAAGCTAATTTTAGCCAAGCATCCGGAAGTAGCCAAGTTATGTGGACCCGAGTGGAGGACGAAATATATTGCTTCCGCTGTCGTTCTTCTACAGCTCTCCATTGCATATGCTCTAAAGAATACACCAGTActgtctttcaaatttttggCACTTGCATACGTCGTTGGTGCTACTGCAAACCAAAACTGTTTCCTCTGTATTCACGAGCTGAGCCATAACCTGGCATTCAGAAAACCACTTCACAACAAACTATTCGCAATTTGGGTCAATCTACCCATTGGAGTCCCATATAGCGCTTCATTCCAACCATATCACCAACTCCATCACAAATTTTTAGGCGATGAAGTGCTGGACACTGATCTTCCAACGCCTCTAGAAGCGACTGTTTTGTCCTCATTGCTGGGTAAAGCCTTCTTCGCCACTttccaaatattcttttACGCGTTGAGGCCCATGATGGTTACGTCTATTGACATGACTTTTATTCATTTGTTGAACGTGCTGGTTTGCTTGGTTAGCGATTTTATCCTGATCAAGTTCGGCTCAGCTAACAGTTTATGGTACCTGATATTGAGTTCCTTCTTTGCGGGTTCGTTGCATCCTACGGCAGGGCACTTCATAGCTGAGCACTATTTATTGGATCCTCCAAAGCATTATACCCAATTCCAGGATGTTCCCCCGTTAGAGACTTACTCCTACTACGGAATGCTGAATTTGTTCACTTGGAATGTAGGATATCACAACGAGCATCACGACTTTCCATTCATTGCTTGGTCTAAGCTGCCTCTTCTGAGAACCATAGCACATGACTTTTAATCAGCCATTACCAAAGCATACCTCTTGGGTGAGAGTTATAGTTGACTTTATCTTCGACGAGAACGTTCTGATGTACAATAGAGTCAAGAGAGAGACCGCAAAGGACAAATCTGTCGATTCAAAAACCACCAAAACCCAAAGTTAGTAGATTACATAGTCGCTTTACAATGTTAACACTTGATCAAGATGCGTTCCAAGTACCTATTCGCGCTCCCGGCTTTTTTGAGATATCGTAAAAACACCAGATTTCCACCTCTTCATCTGCTACTTCGAAGGCTAACGGCACTAACGATACAATTATGGTGTCGGACATTAAACATGTGTACTCAaggtatttttttcatttaCCTTATTACATGCTCACCACAAACGAGGCATTCGTTCTTCACTCGTTTGTCATAGTATTCATCACTTTCATTTCGTACGGGCTATACAGCTTACTATCGTACTACATTTGACCACGCCTATTGGGCAGTATGGTGAAGAGTGTACCGCTAAAATAACAGGATGCTAGTGATTAAGAAAAGGTAAACTGGACAATAAAAAAATGGTCgtgtttttttttgttttccGGTGTATTTAAATGTATGTATAGTAGGAATAGATGAGATCGGATTAGGGTTATGTTGACTCTCTAAAAAGTTCCTGTTATTTCCTTCAGGTTACCAAAGGCGACGTGTGTCCGGTATCTGGACTCGTAGTACAGAAGGATTTAGGAGTTTAGGCCCAGAAGAGCTGTTAGTGAAGTTTCACCCTCACTGCCCCTGAAAAGCACATTGGGGTTTTCAGCCCTCCTTTAGTCCAGGTTCTCCAGTATCATCTAAAGCCAAGTCCTTGGTTTGTAAATCTTCCGCAGAAAAGGAGTAGGGTTTCATGTTGGCAGTTGTAGGCTTCTGATTATCGGAATATTCTTCCATCCCATCCTCCAAATCAATAAGACTGCCATCGGCGACACGTGTAAACGAGCTAGTCCCTGTCTCTCCCGATGATAGAGGAATTACCTCTTGCTTAAGAGGAcgagttggaaaagttgcGGTGCCAGTTGGAGCATTAGAAGCTACCGCAACAGGAGGGGTGATCAATGATTGATGGACTTGTTGTGTCAATTTTTGAGCTACCATCTGTTGATATTGCAGTTGTTTGAACAGTTCATCCTGTTGGCTCAAACGTGAACGATGCACCGAAAGTATTTGAAGCTCCGCAGGAGTCAAATCCTTCTTGGCTTCAAGTCTCTTGTATTCATTGAATTGTTCCATAGTCAGTTGGAGAGGCTTGATCTTGGTTTCATAATTTTGCAATGCCAGCTTCTCCATATATGCGTTCAATGCAAGAAACTCATTTGCTTCCGCAGGTGTGAGTGGTGCGTTGGAGctgattttttcttgatagaCCATATACTTATTGGCTTTTTCATCCTGGACAGGAGCTGGCGTTGTCTCTGAGCTGCTGAGGTCGACACTGCCGTCAGCTTCACTTGTTTTTGTTGTCAGGTCCAAATGTGGGAACCGTTCCTCAACCTTATCCAGATCAACCTCTACACTGGAAACGCTAAGGCCAGTGATATTCTTTTCTAAATTATCCGCCTTCAGTAAATGTTGCTGGTTCGTCAGGTTGACCACCGATTTAGAgacttcttcttgaacattgaTTCGGGCAACGTCATCCTGAAGGAATGCAAGCTGTGATTCATATATTTCCTTCAGTGGGTGACTGATAGGTGGTTGcaagttctccaaaagcTTCTTAAAATCGtattctccttcttgataaaAATCAAACACTCTATCCAATTTGATATCACTATAAGTTCCCAGCAGTTGAATTACTAAGCTAGTCAATTGATAGCTATTAGGTCGCAATGCGGGATCTTCCTGCAGCATAATCACGATGAGCCTCTTTAGTTTGGAAGAATAACGTGACTCATGTGGGAATTGGTAAGCAGAATGTAAAATCGCCAGTTCTCCAGTCTTTTCAAAAGGAGTGGTGTAGTAACACAACTTGTACAAGAATATCCCCAGTGCCCAAATGTCGCTCTTCTCGTTGATCGGCAAGCCTTTATATAAATCTACCATCTCTGGCGAACGATACTGAGGAGTTGTCTGACGCAGTATATCGTGAGATAAGTAATGGAATTCTTGGAAGGTCTTTGGGGCTCTTAGAACTGGGCAAGTGCTTCCAAAGTCACATAACTTGAAGTTATACTTGGAATCAATGAGCACgttttcaatcttgataTCCCTGTGTATGAGCTTTAATTGATGCATGTAAAGAACTCCCAGACAGATGTCCAGCataattttcaagattttgggtTCTGTAAGCTTGGTTTCTAAGTGACTGTTCATATAATCTAGCAATGACTTATTCTCGCAGAGTTCCATCAGGACAAGTACCTCATAGCTTTGAGCAGAACCGGGCAAATGTGAAGCGTGCGAGTCATAGTAACGAACGACCTGACTACAGCCACTCAATCTTTTCATGACATCAACTTCTGATCGCAACTGATGAAGGCCATCCTTATCTGGAACGATAACTCTTTTCAGACATGCAATATCAGAGTTGTGCTCTGAAGGGGATACTCGGACTTTATAGATGTGGGCAAAGCCTCCCTCCGAAATAAATTGGATCACTGTCACCTTATGTGAGCCAACTATCAGCTCAGTTCCAGGCTCTAGTTTTTCTAGCACTGCCAGTTTATCCATAGTATAGAATGTGTTTTAGGAGTATTTTGGGTACGGAAAACCAGGAAGTAACGAAGTAGAGGATCTAAGCGAACTTGAGTATGATTACGTAACTGCTATCAAAGATTATTATCGCAGACCCTCTTTTAAAAGGAATTATCTATCTTGAAATATTATTGTTTATCTCTCCTTGCTTTTGGCTCTTTGCGTGATTTTGCTCTATAGAACCTCAGCTAGTAACTTCTCTATTTCTTCCGCAGAGAATGGAATATATACAATTTCTTGTCCGGACTCTCCCTTAGTAATCACTAACATCTTATGCTCGCTGAACTCGGCTAGGGTTGTCCTAAAGTTCAAGGTATTACTGGTAAAGAATTCCTCGATGGCCATGGTGTAAAGCTCTTTAAAGGGAACCCCTTGACGAACAGAACCAATTACAGGGGCTGCTGAGTTGGTGGAAATCGAATCTGAcattttttccaattgaGCTGCTGCAAGAATTCCGTAGATACCACGCGCATTCGGAGTTAAAGAAGCTAGCACATATTTGGCACCCTTTGAACCAAcaaatttcttggatttgCCTATCTGCAACACATCCTTGAAAGACACTTCTATGCTGTAAGGGTCAAAGGTCGTAGCATCATGGAATACAAAATTGAACAGACTAGCCCTGTTGGCATCCCACATTAACGGTGAGTCAACCCGATCAGTGGAGCAAATCAGCCAGATGGAATCGACGCTGACTAGTTGAGCcagaagaagctgataTTGATCTTGCTGTATAGACTCTCCGTCTAAAGTGTGCAGTATAATCACCAGTTTGGGGATTGTGGTAACTCCACCAGAAGGACCAGCTCGTCGGTGGAGGTATCTAATCGCATCTTGCGGTTGTTGCGGTACTATTGCTCTTCGCCTTTGTTGCTTGGTAAGGACTTGTTCCATACACAAACGTAGTAAATCTTGAAATGTAGAATCTGGGTTGTACCCGTTAAAAACTATGAATTGAGGTTTCTTCGATGAGGGCACATGCTGAAATCTGCCCATTAGGAATTTGGCAAAGTTCATTAAGACTTCATATTTGGAGCCAACTCCATATAGACAAATGTTAAATCCTTGCAGTAGCTCGAAGTACCATTGAGTATGGAGTGTTGATatgtattttttcatttgggATCGAGTAGAATACTCTAAGCTTCCACTCAACTTGAGTGTGCTCTCCAAGAACTTGTCATGTTCCAAAGACACTGCCTGATTCATTGTGTGACCACTTGTTTTCTGGCGACTTTTATGCTGATCAAAGTACCCTTCATATCCATCTAAGAATAAGGCCTTATCATCCATGGTCGACAACTGCTGTTGAGCATTGAGTTGAAATTCTTGCTCAAGATTTTCATTCAGCCCTGCCAAATGATTCTCTACCTCATGTTCTTCTTCGTGTTCCACGTGCACTGGTAGAATACCGTCCTCCTTGCTCGctttgatgatcttttccaCAACTGTGTATTCATCCCCGTCAAGGCCATCgtcaaaatcttcatttCCATCTTCCAGCAATGTTCTCTTTGTACTCAAGGCCTTCAGCAAAGCAATCCTGTTCAACTCATCGACCCCCCTTTTGATAGGAGATCTCAAACCATTTCTTCCTGTTCTGTTCGACCTTGGAGACCCTAGTCTGATGATGCCTCTCGTAGATAGTTCTGTATGCAATTGGGGTGTTTTTTTCCTAGGagatcttcttttccttggGGATGCTCCTTCCAGATTTATTATTCCacttttccttttggaaggtgattcaaaaatgtcaaTGCGTGTCATTGTGACGAGAGTCTAACCTTAAAGACGAATCCTTCAGATCACTGATATTTCGCGGACTTGAAGGTTGatatatttttttttctacgCAGGAAGAGCACGAAGGGCTCTGCTGATACTTCAAACGTCTAACTAACAACTTCCAGCCATAAGTTACGACCTGTAGTCATGTTGATGTTCTGTCCCAACTGCCAGAATATGCTAACGGTAAGGTTTATTTGAGAGTCTACGTTCTGTAATGCGACTAACACAATTAGGTGACGAAAGCAGCTGACTCTATCAATAGATTCAATTGTCCCACTTGTCCATATGAGTTCCCAATAGTGGGTATGCAGATGtatgaaagaaaagaccTGTCTAGAAAACAGGTAGACGATGTGCTCGGAGGAGCTGGGGCTTGGGATAATGTTGATCAGACTGGTGCTCAGTGTCCCATTGATAGTTGTGGGGGTGATAAGGCATACttttttcagcttcaaatTAGGTCTGCTGACGAACCCATGACTACCTTCTTGAAATGTTGCAAATGTGGTCACCAGTGGAGAGAAAATTAGAACGCACTAGATAATAGAAACTACAgacaaaacaaaaaataCTCATTCTTTTAGGACATTAATAGATATTTACAAAAATTAGGAGCTTGCAGTGAAAGTTCTCCCACAGATAGACCAAACATATCAACCTTTAAATACTCATCATACCCATTCAATAGGATTTTGTAGTACCTGCAATAACTCCTCTTCTCTGGAGCCAGGCTCTGGATGATGATCATAGACCCAACCAGCTGTTCTTGGCAACGACATCAAAATACTTTCAACACGAGATCCAGGCGTTCTCAAACCAAATTGAGTACCTCTATCCAATACTAAGTTGAATTCGACatatcttcctcttctaaTTTGTTGCCAGTTCTTCTCAGCATCAGTTGAAGGGGTGTCCATCCTTTTTCGAGTGATAGCGGGATaagattccaagaaagCATTGAAACAATCTTCAACCAACTTCAGGGACCTCTCAGCATCAAACTcgtcaaaatcatcaaagaaaataccCCCAATACCTCTAGTTTCATTTCGATGTTTGATCAGAAAGTATTCATCACACCACTTTTTGAATCTCGGGTACAAGCTAACATCGTGTTTGTCCAGGGCATCCTTATGGGCTTGATGGAATTGCTTGGCATCCTCGGGATACAGGTACGAAGGCGTTAAATCAGCACCGCCCCCAAACCACCAGGTGTGAGGCTTTCCAGTTTCATCCCAAGTTTCGAAGTAGCGATAATTCAGATGGGTAGTTGGAGCATGGGGATTATGGGGATGAATGACCAACGAAAGCCCACAGGCAAAGAACTTCAGAGAGGTTCCCGCAGGCAGATCTAGCTTGGAGTGGTCATTTCTCATCTGGCTCACAGCTTGAGGAGGCAATACGCCATGAACCTTGGAAATATTTACACCAGCCTTTTCAAACACTCTTCCATCTTGAATAAGCATAGATCTTCCTCCTCCACCTTCGGCTCCTCTTTCCCAAGAATCAGAACGAAATTTGGTATcgtttccttcaattgcCTCCAATGCAGCGACAATTTCGAGTTGCTTCCGCTGGATAAGCTCGAACATCCTTTGACGGATGGAATCATTGGGAGAGCTTAGATTGATATCAGAGTCGATGGCCATTCTTTCTGTGAATGAAACAACTAAGTGTGGGGATATTCAAGTGTGTGGCTACAACCAACTCAAAGTTTATATAGGGTCCCATGAAACCTTTCGAGACAAGACGGAAAAATCATTCGACTACTCAATATGATGTAACCACATTAAATCTACCAGTAAAAATTAAAGCCATACTACTTACTCCTCGCTTGGGTCCAATCCGTAAATAAATACCTATTTACTTCTCAATCTAGATCTCTTTCGTTTCG
This is a stretch of genomic DNA from Komagataella phaffii GS115 chromosome 3, complete sequence. It encodes these proteins:
- a CDS encoding 3-deoxy-D-arabino-heptulosonate-7-phosphate (DAHP) synthase translates to MFIQNDHVGDRSRLEDWRIRGYDPLTPPDLLQHEYPLTPKAEENILKGRNEAVDILKGKDDRLLVIVGPCSIHDPKAALDYCERLAKFNETIKGELHIIMRAYLEKPRTTVGWKGLINDPDIDGSFQINKGLRISRELFVKLTEQIPIAGEMLDTISPQFLSDLFSLGAIGARTTESQLHRELASGLSFPVGFKNGTDGGLTVAIDAMRAASHPHHFLSVTKPGVVAIVGTEGNEDTFVILRGGKNGTNYDEASVDAAHAQLEKTGILGSGPAIMVDCSHGNSNKDHRNQPKVAQVVADQIRKGSRKICGLMIESNIVEGRQDVPKEGKSHLRYGCSITDACISWEDTEKVLRVLADSVIERRNLKN
- a CDS encoding delta 4-(E)-sphingolipid desaturase encodes the protein MITHRSNNVQYEVTPPSVEEDLGPQFEFYWTRQKDPHSIRRKLILAKHPEVAKLCGPEWRTKYIASAVVLLQLSIAYALKNTPVLSFKFLALAYVVGATANQNCFLCIHELSHNLAFRKPLHNKLFAIWVNLPIGVPYSASFQPYHQLHHKFLGDEVLDTDLPTPLEATVLSSLLGKAFFATFQIFFYALRPMMVTSIDMTFIHLLNVLVCLVSDFILIKFGSANSLWYLILSSFFAGSLHPTAGHFIAEHYLLDPPKHYTQFQDVPPLETYSYYGMLNLFTWNVGYHNEHHDFPFIAWSKLPLLRTIAHDF
- a CDS encoding Ser-Thr protein kinase, member (with Ark1p and Prk1p) of the Ark kinase family, coding for MDKLAVLEKLEPGTELIVGSHKVTVIQFISEGGFAHIYKVRVSPSEHNSDIACLKRVIVPDKDGLHQLRSEVDVMKRLSGCSQVVRYYDSHASHLPGSAQSYEVLVLMELCENKSLLDYMNSHLETKLTEPKILKIMLDICLGVLYMHQLKLIHRDIKIENVLIDSKYNFKLCDFGSTCPVLRAPKTFQEFHYLSHDILRQTTPQYRSPEMVDLYKGLPINEKSDIWALGIFLYKLCYYTTPFEKTGELAILHSAYQFPHESRYSSKLKRLIVIMLQEDPALRPNSYQLTSLVIQLLGTYSDIKLDRVFDFYQEGEYDFKKLLENLQPPISHPLKEIYESQLAFLQDDVARINVQEEVSKSVVNLTNQQHLLKADNLEKNITGLSVSSVEVDLDKVEERFPHLDLTTKTSEADGSVDLSSSETTPAPVQDEKANKYMVYQEKISSNAPLTPAEANEFLALNAYMEKLALQNYETKIKPLQLTMEQFNEYKRLEAKKDLTPAELQILSVHRSRLSQQDELFKQLQYQQMVAQKLTQQVHQSLITPPVAVASNAPTGTATFPTRPLKQEVIPLSSGETGTSSFTRVADGSLIDLEDGMEEYSDNQKPTTANMKPYSFSAEDLQTKDLALDDTGEPGLKEG
- a CDS encoding Subunit of the origin recognition complex, which directs DNA replication; protein product: MTRIDIFESPSKRKSGIINLEGASPRKRRSPRKKTPQLHTELSTRGIIRLGSPRSNRTGRNGLRSPIKRGVDELNRIALLKALSTKRTLLEDGNEDFDDGLDGDEYTVVEKIIKASKEDGILPVHVEHEEEHEVENHLAGLNENLEQEFQLNAQQQLSTMDDKALFLDGYEGYFDQHKSRQKTSGHTMNQAVSLEHDKFLESTLKLSGSLEYSTRSQMKKYISTLHTQWYFELLQGFNICLYGVGSKYEVLMNFAKFLMGRFQHVPSSKKPQFIVFNGYNPDSTFQDLLRLCMEQVLTKQQRRRAIVPQQPQDAIRYLHRRAGPSGGVTTIPKLVIILHTLDGESIQQDQYQLLLAQLVSVDSIWLICSTDRVDSPLMWDANRASLFNFVFHDATTFDPYSIEVSFKDVLQIGKSKKFVGSKGAKYVLASLTPNARGIYGILAAAQLEKMSDSISTNSAAPVIGSVRQGVPFKELYTMAIEEFFTSNTLNFRTTLAEFSEHKMLVITKGESGQEIVYIPFSAEEIEKLLAEVL
- a CDS encoding RNA polymerase III subunit C11, with the translated sequence MLMFCPNCQNMLTVTKAADSINRFNCPTCPYEFPIVGMQMYERKDLSRKQVDDVLGGAGAWDNVDQTGAQCPIDSCGGDKAYFFQLQIRSADEPMTTFLKCCKCGHQWREN
- a CDS encoding Coproporphyrinogen III oxidase, an oxygen requiring enzyme, translating into MAIDSDINLSSPNDSIRQRMFELIQRKQLEIVAALEAIEGNDTKFRSDSWERGAEGGGGRSMLIQDGRVFEKAGVNISKVHGVLPPQAVSQMRNDHSKLDLPAGTSLKFFACGLSLVIHPHNPHAPTTHLNYRYFETWDETGKPHTWWFGGGADLTPSYLYPEDAKQFHQAHKDALDKHDVSLYPRFKKWCDEYFLIKHRNETRGIGGIFFDDFDEFDAERSLKLVEDCFNAFLESYPAITRKRMDTPSTDAEKNWQQIRRGRYVEFNLVLDRGTQFGLRTPGSRVESILMSLPRTAGWVYDHHPEPGSREEELLQVLQNPIEWV